In Lacinutrix sp. Bg11-31, the DNA window AAAATGCTTCTTTAGTTTTTATTGTTTCGTTGTCGTAATGTGGTTCGAACTGTGGTGTTCCAGTTACTATTATTTGATTCGCTTTAATTTGAGGATAATATTGATGCATTTCTTTTTTCATGAAATCACTCCACACAAAATAATAGTCTGTATCCACAACTAGTGTTGCTTTTGGCAAATTATCCCAAGAAAAAATAAATGTAGCTGTAGGGATATCAATATCTCGAGCTGCCAATAAAGGTGCTATAGCATCCACAATTCTCTGGTTAGTACAAAAAATAAAATCTGGTTTCTCTTTTTTTAAAGTATTAATACACGAGTTGTAATAACCTGTAGATCGTTCTTTTTTATTAATGATTTGCTTAATTTTTTCAAGCCCTTTTGCAGATGAAAATAAAAATATTATAACTTTAGTAATTACGTTTTTTACAACTGCTTTTATAGATTTGTTACTTGCAGGAAATTTATATGCGTTATAAATAGGATCTCCTGCATTCTTAATATTTAAATTTAATTCTATCGTTTTTCTTACGTTCTTTAATATATCTGTAAGCCAATGCGGTTTAATGTTATCTAGTCTAATTTCTTTATATCCCATTTCTGAAATAGAAAACGGAGTGCTATTCCAGTACGTAATATCAAGATTTTGTGCTTTAGCTAAATCGTGAAATTTAGTAAACGCAAAATTACGAAGCGCTATACCTGAAGGAATAAGAATAAATATTTTTTTGTTTTTCATAATAATTTACAAGCTACCTATTCTACCATGATCTGAAAAATTTCTATTAACAACAAACTCGTTGTCCAATGGTTTTTCTGAAAGAAATGTAATATCGCAAAAATAGTTTTCTTCAATTGGATTTAAGCGCCAAGGCACAACATTTTTATAATCTAAAGCCCAATTGTTTTTAGCTAGTTTTTTTGTTTCTAAGTTATTCCAAGAGGTAATATAATCGATCCAACGGTAGCCTAATGCCCAAGCTTGCTCTTCGAAAGCATTAATATCTACAATATTTACAGCTCTTAATCCTCCAACATTTTCTTGACTTACAGCTTGAGACCCATCATTAAACACTAATCCTTTAACACCTGGTTGTTGGAAATAATGTGATTTCGCATCTAATAAATCTTCAATATTTACTTCTATATTTCTACAAACCGATTTAAAAGATTGATCTTCTAATTTAGGATTAACCTTTACATAGCGAACCAAATCGTAATAACGAATCCATCTCATGTTTCTATACAAACCTAAACCAGCCTCGTTGGCTGCTGTTGCTGCTAATGGATAATAGTTTCTTGCTAATGCATATAATTTACCTAAAACGCCTTGACCTCTACATTCTACATCTAG includes these proteins:
- a CDS encoding UDP-glycosyltransferase codes for the protein MKNKKIFILIPSGIALRNFAFTKFHDLAKAQNLDITYWNSTPFSISEMGYKEIRLDNIKPHWLTDILKNVRKTIELNLNIKNAGDPIYNAYKFPASNKSIKAVVKNVITKVIIFLFSSAKGLEKIKQIINKKERSTGYYNSCINTLKKEKPDFIFCTNQRIVDAIAPLLAARDIDIPTATFIFSWDNLPKATLVVDTDYYFVWSDFMKKEMHQYYPQIKANQIIVTGTPQFEPHYDNETIKTKEAFYKDYNLDSKKEYVCFSGDDVTTSPDDPKYLEDFAKAIASLNTKGYNLGIVFRKCPVDFSGRYDNIVSKYNGLIVEVAPKWQNVNNTWNTMLPSREDNVLLSNTIAHSLFVVNLGSSMVFDYAAFNKACGYFNYNQEVQLNTYWDIHQCYKYVHFRSMPNGAVIYFDKAEEIEAKIVGIINKESDTVEKAKLWFDTICKSPQKESSQRILKAITAILSKENI
- a CDS encoding GNAT family N-acetyltransferase translates to MITREATIQDWDKLRAFFIKIYRANHPLHKLEFWEWQYGNAKYGRSFICLNNNQEVVGHVGANFQGGLAWIINVYLDVECRGQGVLGKLYALARNYYPLAATAANEAGLGLYRNMRWIRYYDLVRYVKVNPKLEDQSFKSVCRNIEVNIEDLLDAKSHYFQQPGVKGLVFNDGSQAVSQENVGGLRAVNIVDINAFEEQAWALGYRWIDYITSWNNLETKKLAKNNWALDYKNVVPWRLNPIEENYFCDITFLSEKPLDNEFVVNRNFSDHGRIGSL